A DNA window from Meiothermus cerbereus DSM 11376 contains the following coding sequences:
- a CDS encoding alpha/beta fold hydrolase has product MPELALNGTTLFYRTEGPPAAPWLVLLNGIFQRTEAWEPLLPYLEGFRLLRYDMRGQGQSAVPAGPYPPELHADDLAALLAALGIKRYYLLGLSNGGVVAQVHAARRPTGLEKLVLLCTTPRLDPLLRAKVESWRRGLEWGGTRGRMLVALPWIWGRAFLQAHPEVASEAWLSQMEQAAPTPEAQRHLLDGFLAMEDLRPRLGRIEAPTLVLSGEDDLLFPPFYGQEIAMAIPGATHRVLPQVGHVAPLENAPGLAQQIAKFLEVKQ; this is encoded by the coding sequence ATGCCTGAGCTGGCGCTGAACGGCACCACACTCTTCTACCGCACGGAGGGCCCCCCAGCGGCACCGTGGCTGGTGCTGCTTAACGGCATCTTCCAGCGCACCGAAGCCTGGGAGCCCCTGTTGCCTTACCTCGAGGGCTTCCGGCTGCTGCGCTACGACATGCGGGGCCAGGGTCAAAGCGCCGTGCCCGCGGGGCCTTATCCCCCAGAGCTCCACGCCGACGACCTGGCAGCCCTCCTGGCAGCGCTGGGGATAAAGCGCTACTACCTGCTGGGCCTCTCCAATGGTGGGGTGGTGGCGCAGGTACACGCCGCCCGTAGGCCCACCGGCCTGGAAAAGCTGGTGCTGCTGTGTACTACCCCCCGCCTCGACCCCCTTTTGCGGGCCAAGGTTGAAAGCTGGCGGCGGGGCCTGGAGTGGGGCGGTACCCGTGGGCGCATGCTGGTGGCTTTGCCCTGGATTTGGGGTCGGGCCTTCCTACAGGCCCACCCGGAGGTAGCGAGCGAGGCCTGGCTTTCGCAGATGGAACAGGCGGCCCCCACCCCAGAAGCGCAGCGACACCTGCTGGATGGTTTTTTGGCGATGGAAGACCTGCGCCCTCGACTGGGCCGTATAGAAGCCCCCACCCTGGTTCTCTCTGGCGAGGACGACCTGCTCTTCCCGCCTTTTTACGGCCAGGAAATTGCTATGGCCATCCCCGGCGCTACACACCGGGTACTCCCCCAGGTGGGGCATGTGGCTCCCCTGGAAAATGCACCTGGGCTGGCCCAGCAAATAGCCAAGTTTTTGGAGGTCAAACAATGA
- the dnaG gene encoding DNA primase, whose translation MDAQSAQAIELIRSRMPIRELVGRYVALKPSGKGTWKGLCPFHQEKTPSFQVNEAKGLCYCFGCKSGGDIFAFLQKIEGIEFREALERLAQETGVELPQYKGRSSGRKEALQILELAQAYFRSHLAGEALQYLQERGLTPASIERFGLGYAPKSRDGLIKYLQDHGISPEEGLEAGVLMEREGRYFDRFRNRVTFPILDPLGRIVAFTARALEKDDNPKYLNSPETALFKKSQLLYGYPEARAAIRERGRAVVVEGLFDVIALHQLGFAETVAVLGSSLSNEQAHLLKRADATELYLAFDADEAGRKATLQSLNLEIARSFVVYAVLLEGGKDPGDLLLVADGKDRFEAALEAALSEVEYRFEQASAGLDLKRPEHKQKVLEALKPRLISSEPFDQVVEKLKAKVIGALEISPRALEDYLARARTSSGRAGSAARPDRTQGIGLGRPDLTEKRLLRELDVIALLYSVPEEEFLQWTQYVEDHTWPPEGSLLAEFMQAARSEQGKNRILKHFEQRGEGARLIDVLMKSPSFERQNLEVHLNVALARVREVYFEMRLEKLKTQLKSVTDLDEIRALTKEIQEVLQAIEAERRVYKR comes from the coding sequence ATGGATGCCCAAAGTGCCCAAGCCATCGAACTTATCCGCTCCCGGATGCCTATTCGGGAGCTGGTGGGCAGGTATGTGGCGCTCAAGCCAAGCGGCAAGGGTACCTGGAAGGGCCTCTGCCCCTTTCATCAGGAAAAAACCCCCTCGTTTCAGGTCAACGAGGCCAAAGGGCTGTGTTACTGCTTTGGCTGCAAAAGTGGGGGTGACATTTTTGCTTTTTTGCAAAAGATTGAGGGCATTGAGTTTCGTGAGGCCCTCGAGCGCCTTGCTCAGGAGACCGGGGTTGAGCTGCCACAGTACAAAGGGCGTTCCTCCGGGCGTAAGGAGGCTTTGCAAATCCTCGAGCTGGCCCAGGCTTACTTCCGCTCCCACCTGGCTGGTGAGGCACTGCAGTACCTGCAGGAACGCGGTCTGACCCCTGCATCTATCGAACGGTTTGGTCTGGGCTATGCGCCCAAAAGCCGGGATGGCCTGATCAAGTACCTGCAGGACCACGGCATAAGCCCGGAGGAAGGCCTGGAGGCTGGGGTGCTCATGGAGCGCGAGGGGCGTTATTTTGACCGCTTCCGCAACCGGGTAACCTTTCCCATTCTGGATCCGCTGGGCCGCATCGTGGCTTTTACGGCTCGAGCCCTGGAAAAAGACGACAACCCTAAATACCTCAACTCTCCCGAAACCGCCCTGTTCAAGAAGAGCCAGCTACTTTATGGCTATCCAGAGGCCCGTGCGGCCATCCGTGAGCGCGGGCGGGCGGTAGTGGTAGAAGGGCTGTTCGATGTGATCGCCCTGCACCAGCTGGGTTTTGCCGAAACCGTGGCGGTACTGGGTTCCTCGCTCTCCAACGAGCAGGCCCACCTGCTGAAGCGGGCCGATGCCACCGAGCTTTACCTGGCTTTCGATGCCGATGAGGCCGGGCGTAAAGCTACCTTGCAAAGCCTGAACCTGGAGATCGCTCGAAGCTTTGTAGTGTACGCGGTGCTGCTCGAGGGGGGTAAAGACCCGGGGGATCTGTTGCTGGTTGCCGATGGTAAAGACCGCTTTGAAGCCGCGCTGGAGGCGGCGCTGTCCGAGGTGGAGTACCGCTTCGAGCAGGCTTCGGCGGGGTTGGATTTGAAGCGCCCCGAGCACAAACAGAAAGTGCTCGAGGCCCTCAAGCCCCGCCTGATCTCGAGTGAACCCTTCGACCAGGTGGTCGAGAAACTAAAAGCCAAGGTAATTGGTGCGCTGGAAATCAGCCCCCGCGCGCTGGAAGACTACCTGGCCCGGGCCCGCACTTCCTCAGGGCGGGCTGGTTCCGCCGCCCGACCCGACCGAACCCAGGGCATTGGCCTGGGCCGCCCAGACCTCACGGAAAAACGTCTCTTGCGCGAGCTGGATGTTATCGCACTTTTGTATTCGGTGCCCGAGGAGGAGTTTTTGCAGTGGACCCAGTACGTCGAAGACCACACCTGGCCGCCCGAAGGAAGCCTTCTGGCCGAATTTATGCAGGCGGCCCGTTCTGAACAGGGCAAGAACCGAATCCTGAAGCATTTTGAGCAACGGGGGGAAGGCGCCCGTCTGATCGACGTACTGATGAAGAGCCCCAGCTTTGAGCGCCAGAACCTCGAGGTCCACCTGAATGTGGCGCTGGCCCGGGTACGGGAGGTCTATTTCGAGATGCGGCTGGAAAAACTCAAAACCCAGCTCAAAAGCGTTACCGACCTGGACGAGATTCGCGCCCTGACCAAAGAAATCCAGGAGGTCTTGCAGGCCATCGAGGCCGAGCGGCGGGTCTACAAGCGCTGA
- a CDS encoding 3-oxoacyl-ACP synthase translates to MAYLRGLGVYLPTPRMHSSEIAAASGLPEWVVREKLGIHQKPIPGPGDHPARMGGWAAQAALQQADLEGAQLDVVISITDEHKDYPVWTSAPLIAQMVGASRAWCFDLNQKCASFITALTVAEGLLASRPDLAHILIAGGYRNGDLIDYADPAVRFMYDLAAGGGAVVVARQGSGLKLLASRLKTDPTLATSVRVPVGGTVEPLTPANVGQYRLRVAEPEVMKERLEQVSLPGFLEVIQGALGQAGYTAADLDYLALLHMKPSAHQAVLAGLGLSEEHSIYLSDYGHLGQLDPILSLKLASEAGRLLPGSLVALATAGVGYHWGAAVLRFEGGARWN, encoded by the coding sequence ATGGCGTACCTTCGGGGCCTTGGGGTCTATCTACCTACACCACGCATGCACAGCAGCGAGATTGCTGCGGCCAGCGGGCTGCCGGAATGGGTGGTGCGGGAGAAGCTCGGCATCCACCAAAAACCCATCCCTGGCCCAGGCGACCACCCGGCCCGGATGGGGGGCTGGGCTGCCCAGGCCGCGCTACAACAGGCGGATCTGGAGGGCGCACAACTGGACGTGGTGATTAGCATCACTGACGAGCACAAAGATTATCCGGTCTGGACCAGCGCACCCCTCATTGCCCAGATGGTGGGGGCCAGCCGGGCCTGGTGTTTTGACTTGAACCAGAAATGCGCCAGCTTTATCACCGCGCTGACAGTAGCCGAGGGGCTTCTGGCCAGCCGCCCCGACCTGGCCCACATCCTGATTGCAGGTGGTTACCGCAACGGCGACCTGATTGACTACGCCGACCCCGCGGTGCGCTTCATGTACGACCTGGCGGCGGGCGGTGGGGCTGTGGTGGTGGCCCGGCAGGGATCCGGGCTCAAGCTGTTGGCCAGCCGGCTCAAAACCGACCCCACCCTAGCAACCAGTGTGCGGGTGCCGGTGGGGGGCACGGTCGAGCCCCTAACTCCGGCCAATGTAGGCCAGTACAGGTTGCGGGTGGCTGAGCCTGAAGTGATGAAAGAGCGGCTCGAGCAGGTCTCGCTGCCCGGTTTTCTGGAGGTCATCCAGGGCGCACTTGGGCAGGCTGGTTATACGGCTGCCGACCTCGACTACCTGGCCCTTTTACACATGAAGCCCTCGGCCCACCAGGCCGTGCTGGCCGGGTTGGGGCTATCGGAAGAGCATTCCATTTACCTGTCCGATTATGGACACCTGGGCCAGCTCGACCCCATTCTTTCCCTGAAGCTGGCCAGCGAGGCAGGCAGGCTGCTCCCGGGGAGCCTGGTAGCCCTAGCTACTGCTGGGGTGGGCTACCACTGGGGGGCGGCGGTGCTGCGCTTTGAAGGGGGGGCCAGATGGAACTGA
- a CDS encoding AAA family ATPase, with amino-acid sequence MSAVFFDLSRFTEYALAHPLEDTWEAANTALQTAANHVRLYGGHIDKFFGDGFLAVFGVPRSQESDARAALEAAQAMVASSTLPGRAGVASGLVLRTPLGGGLAGDQTVLGPAINLSQRLSQAAPPGEVWCDVTTMRLVPNAITEALAPQPLKGYAEPLVPFRFLGLRHDPPEVLGREQEAQVLRRALEAVRAGAGRRVVLYGPMGVGKSHLARHLIETLPEGVRGVIAPHLTAGVALRYALRQALQKLLPDGLLQLRQLKLPEHLRTILDYSIGVAEHPGLPSDELDRLLIETWWTMLAQIAQNGPLVVVLEDMHNADPTVLEFTRRPAPPGVMLLLVARQNRWEAADDLEPLLLKPLSLEDTQRLILRARPELGPAASLHLAEASGGYPLAVQALSLTPNGEPEPIPLYQPRVDSLPRLARVALQAAAVLGSTVPPELVRHLVGEEADLTRLVGEGYLEADDRGQLRFAIPWLREAILGQVGGQQVQNWHQQAARWYQHQGRLAEAATHLEAAGDITTAYRMWRVVAQQAWTEERYSGAILGYLEALRLAEGTVRWQAALEAAEAYLALGRYAEALELASLPMEARELPQALHQRAWAIRLEASLALGQVDLVDSRTGGPSRQGIAPQMELPRPAEIIEPRLALALARTLPMEEADRLLQGLPAYLEGAARLVRARGLLRLGQLKPAQELCEAYLREYAHSPAENFEARLLLSEALWRQFKLREAINALGELPGEVLPTWFSCLYGGHLAALQLDSGQMEEARALLEEGLLLLEGAPQWVVERVSRVRLRYLIESGQLEDALYFGESAVVHAPSPQLLALLTLAYALAPGQHNSQMLQRLLKGLQGQSQLEVRAACELAMGINKWYQARSGTAHIRNAVLLAQRGHNPTLYFYALLALSFTQQTHNPKKALAIAHYLVQQTAASGFVVQHGYARLLQAQLLLASGHDPSGLLELEPRTPLAQLWKTLLHGVIQGEKPRLRAYSFRGYGILGALARWFCQKFDMHLALRPERLE; translated from the coding sequence GTGAGCGCGGTATTTTTCGACCTCTCGAGGTTTACCGAGTATGCGCTGGCACACCCGCTGGAGGATACCTGGGAGGCAGCCAACACGGCCTTGCAGACGGCTGCCAACCATGTTCGGCTTTATGGTGGCCACATAGATAAGTTTTTTGGCGATGGTTTTCTGGCTGTGTTTGGCGTTCCGCGCAGCCAGGAGTCGGATGCGCGGGCAGCACTCGAGGCTGCCCAGGCCATGGTGGCCTCGAGTACCCTGCCAGGCAGAGCGGGGGTGGCCAGCGGTCTGGTCTTGCGGACCCCGCTGGGTGGGGGATTGGCCGGCGATCAGACCGTGCTGGGGCCAGCCATCAACCTCTCGCAGCGCCTGTCCCAGGCGGCCCCACCAGGTGAGGTGTGGTGTGATGTAACTACCATGCGCCTCGTTCCAAACGCAATCACCGAGGCCCTTGCTCCCCAACCTCTCAAAGGTTACGCCGAACCCCTGGTGCCATTCCGGTTTTTGGGCTTGCGCCATGACCCCCCGGAGGTGCTGGGCCGGGAGCAGGAGGCCCAGGTGTTGCGCCGCGCGCTGGAGGCGGTTCGCGCTGGGGCAGGCCGCAGGGTGGTGCTGTATGGGCCTATGGGGGTGGGCAAGTCGCACCTGGCCCGACACCTGATCGAAACCCTGCCCGAGGGGGTGCGCGGTGTGATTGCTCCGCACCTGACGGCTGGGGTGGCCTTGCGTTATGCCCTGCGACAGGCATTGCAAAAGTTGTTGCCAGATGGGCTTTTGCAACTCCGGCAGCTGAAGCTGCCGGAGCATCTGCGTACCATTCTGGATTACAGCATTGGCGTTGCAGAGCATCCCGGCCTGCCCTCCGACGAACTCGATCGCCTGTTGATAGAGACTTGGTGGACGATGTTGGCCCAAATTGCTCAGAACGGCCCGCTGGTGGTGGTGCTGGAAGATATGCACAATGCCGACCCGACGGTGCTGGAGTTCACCCGCCGCCCCGCCCCGCCGGGGGTTATGCTGCTTTTGGTTGCGCGGCAAAACCGCTGGGAGGCAGCCGACGACCTGGAACCTCTTTTACTTAAGCCCCTTTCGCTCGAGGATACCCAGCGTCTGATTTTGCGGGCCCGCCCCGAACTGGGCCCGGCCGCCAGTCTTCACCTAGCCGAGGCCAGCGGCGGGTATCCGTTGGCGGTACAGGCCCTGAGCCTGACCCCAAACGGTGAGCCTGAGCCTATCCCGCTGTACCAGCCCAGGGTGGACAGCCTGCCCCGGCTGGCTCGAGTGGCCCTGCAGGCCGCGGCGGTTTTGGGTTCGACCGTCCCGCCCGAGCTGGTCAGGCACCTGGTAGGGGAGGAGGCCGACCTGACCCGGCTGGTGGGGGAGGGCTACCTCGAGGCCGACGACCGGGGGCAGTTGCGCTTTGCGATACCCTGGCTGCGCGAGGCGATTCTGGGCCAGGTTGGCGGACAGCAGGTGCAGAACTGGCACCAGCAGGCGGCCCGTTGGTATCAGCACCAGGGGCGTCTGGCCGAGGCTGCCACCCACCTCGAGGCGGCCGGCGATATAACTACGGCCTACCGCATGTGGCGGGTGGTTGCACAACAGGCCTGGACGGAGGAACGCTACTCAGGGGCCATTCTGGGCTACCTCGAGGCCCTGCGCCTGGCCGAGGGCACTGTGCGCTGGCAGGCTGCGCTCGAGGCTGCCGAGGCCTACCTGGCCCTGGGCCGCTATGCAGAAGCCCTCGAGCTGGCCAGCCTGCCCATGGAAGCCCGGGAACTGCCGCAGGCTTTGCACCAGCGGGCCTGGGCTATTCGACTCGAGGCCAGCCTAGCACTGGGGCAGGTAGACCTGGTGGACAGCCGCACTGGCGGCCCGTCCCGGCAGGGGATTGCTCCCCAGATGGAGCTTCCCCGGCCCGCTGAAATTATTGAACCCCGCCTGGCCCTGGCGCTGGCCCGCACCCTCCCGATGGAGGAGGCGGACAGACTGCTGCAAGGGCTCCCGGCTTACCTCGAGGGTGCTGCCCGGCTGGTTCGTGCACGGGGCTTGCTGCGTCTGGGACAGCTTAAACCAGCCCAGGAGCTGTGTGAAGCGTACCTCAGGGAGTATGCCCATAGCCCTGCCGAAAACTTTGAGGCCCGGCTGCTTCTTTCTGAAGCGCTATGGCGACAGTTCAAGCTGCGCGAGGCTATAAATGCCCTGGGTGAGCTGCCGGGCGAAGTCTTGCCCACCTGGTTTAGTTGCCTGTACGGCGGTCATCTGGCGGCCTTGCAGCTCGACTCTGGCCAGATGGAGGAGGCAAGGGCCTTGTTGGAAGAGGGCCTGTTGTTGCTCGAGGGTGCGCCCCAATGGGTTGTGGAGCGGGTGAGCCGAGTTCGCTTGCGCTACTTGATTGAGTCGGGTCAGCTTGAGGATGCGCTTTACTTTGGCGAGTCGGCTGTTGTGCATGCGCCTTCGCCACAACTCCTGGCCCTGCTGACCCTGGCCTATGCCCTGGCCCCAGGGCAGCACAACAGCCAGATGCTTCAGCGGCTGCTCAAAGGGCTTCAGGGGCAGTCGCAGTTAGAGGTACGGGCGGCCTGTGAGCTGGCAATGGGAATCAACAAATGGTATCAGGCACGCAGTGGGACAGCCCACATACGAAACGCGGTGTTGCTGGCGCAGCGGGGACATAATCCAACCCTTTACTTTTACGCACTGTTGGCCCTTAGCTTTACCCAGCAAACCCACAACCCCAAGAAGGCCCTGGCCATCGCGCATTACCTGGTGCAGCAAACGGCAGCCTCCGGTTTCGTGGTGCAGCACGGCTACGCCCGCCTGCTACAGGCCCAGCTTTTGCTGGCTTCGGGGCATGACCCCAGCGGCCTTTTGGAGCTTGAGCCCAGAACCCCGCTGGCCCAGCTCTGGAAAACCCTGCTGCACGGGGTGATCCAGGGTGAAAAACCCCGCTTGAGGGCCTATAGTTTTCGTGGGTACGGAATTCTGGGTGCTTTGGCGCGCTGGTTTTGCCAGAAGTTTGATATGCATCTGGCACTACGTCCAGAGCGGCTCGAGTGA
- a CDS encoding MaoC family dehydratase, which produces MKFKVGDTASYTQTLAEAHLALFIGAVGDTNPLHVDAEYARKSRFGARIAQGVLVAGLISTAIGTRLPGPGAIYLGQSLRFLKPTYLGDTITATVTVRAIRPDKPILSLETVCTNQKGERVIEGEATVLYEEVL; this is translated from the coding sequence ATGAAATTCAAGGTGGGAGATACAGCTTCCTACACCCAGACCCTGGCAGAGGCACATCTGGCCTTGTTCATTGGAGCGGTGGGCGACACCAACCCCCTACACGTGGATGCCGAATATGCCAGGAAAAGCCGTTTTGGGGCCCGTATTGCCCAGGGTGTCCTGGTGGCTGGTCTTATATCCACCGCCATCGGCACCAGGCTGCCGGGGCCGGGCGCCATTTACCTGGGCCAGAGCCTGCGCTTTCTGAAGCCCACCTACCTGGGCGATACCATCACCGCCACCGTGACCGTGCGGGCCATCCGCCCGGATAAACCCATCCTGAGTCTCGAGACCGTCTGCACCAACCAAAAAGGCGAGCGGGTCATCGAGGGTGAGGCCACGGTGCTGTACGAGGAAGTTCTGTGA
- a CDS encoding ABC transporter substrate-binding protein, translated as MKRVWLVLLAVLGLAGLAMAQTTVRVGVLLPTSTVAGKAALNGVQLGVDQVNAGGKVKIELVVVDDGNAPAAAVPALTKLMTVDRVDIVIGGLASGVTFALSGPVKQYQPLFLCIGAASSVVEQAFSDYGRFFHYHPWDYHNVAAALEFFKHLYDLGARRVAILYEDGPFGSAGIQTYRQQLERQGYTVQAEPFKSGSGSFTSILTRLKGFRPDILYWIGYDVDALPIAAQARQVGLEPKLIYGAPPAWPVGFEKNALSNDIAGMTAWLPSVSNNESRRFVNLYRRKFGDVTDEYMAPMGYVIALSLGRAVEAAGSADKDRIAAELAKVQMDTPFGPLSFKPSDTGRTRFQGFNQSIWLQFQYLEGSRRPVFPANRAARPLRFPGNY; from the coding sequence ATGAAAAGAGTCTGGTTGGTTCTTTTGGCTGTCTTGGGTTTGGCTGGGCTGGCCATGGCCCAGACCACCGTGCGGGTAGGCGTGCTGCTGCCCACCTCGACCGTAGCGGGCAAAGCCGCACTGAATGGGGTGCAGCTTGGGGTTGACCAGGTCAATGCTGGCGGAAAGGTAAAGATCGAGCTGGTGGTGGTAGACGATGGCAACGCCCCTGCGGCTGCGGTTCCGGCCCTCACCAAGCTGATGACAGTCGACCGGGTAGACATTGTGATTGGTGGGCTGGCCTCTGGGGTAACGTTTGCCCTTTCGGGGCCGGTAAAGCAATACCAGCCGCTATTCCTCTGCATCGGGGCAGCCAGCAGCGTGGTGGAGCAGGCTTTTAGTGATTATGGCCGCTTCTTCCACTACCACCCCTGGGACTACCACAACGTAGCGGCAGCGCTCGAGTTCTTCAAGCACCTCTACGACCTCGGAGCCCGGCGGGTGGCCATCCTCTACGAAGACGGGCCTTTTGGTTCAGCGGGCATCCAGACCTACCGTCAGCAGCTCGAGCGGCAGGGCTACACCGTGCAGGCTGAACCCTTCAAGTCGGGTTCGGGCAGCTTTACCTCCATCCTGACCCGCCTTAAAGGCTTCCGGCCCGACATTCTGTACTGGATCGGCTACGACGTGGACGCCCTGCCCATCGCGGCCCAGGCCCGGCAGGTGGGGCTCGAGCCCAAGCTCATCTACGGTGCGCCCCCCGCCTGGCCGGTTGGCTTCGAGAAGAACGCTCTCTCCAACGACATTGCCGGCATGACCGCCTGGCTGCCCTCGGTGTCCAATAACGAAAGCCGCCGCTTTGTAAACCTCTACCGCCGCAAGTTCGGCGATGTTACCGACGAGTACATGGCCCCCATGGGCTACGTAATTGCGCTTAGCCTGGGCAGGGCAGTGGAGGCCGCTGGCTCCGCCGATAAAGACCGCATCGCCGCCGAACTGGCCAAGGTGCAGATGGATACCCCATTCGGCCCCCTATCGTTCAAGCCCTCCGACACCGGGCGTACCCGCTTCCAGGGTTTCAACCAGAGCATCTGGCTACAGTTCCAGTACCTGGAAGGCTCACGCCGTCCGGTCTTCCCGGCCAATCGTGCCGCACGTCCGTTGCGCTTCCCCGGCAACTACTAA
- a CDS encoding class I adenylate-forming enzyme family protein, with the protein MELNANWLSRLAAYHPERPAVYWRGSWLHYAALYRRAQRAAASLAGLGVTRGERVAVLGPNHLGYLELYFAAPLLGFIPTLLNHRLSEAELKGLLEYTRPRVLFYTDEFAAIAQRLHPQAYPLEALQTLPEGSLPDYAPSLEDPALLLFTGGTTGLPKGALIPYRQLLVNAIQTCMSWGLSPEDRYIVATPMFHAALNALATPLLYLGAQVLLQEKFDPAEYLAWVSTHRVSLLFLVPTMYQMLAQHPHFAQADLQTVRWAISGGAPCPHPVRAAFRAKGVRFKQGYGLTECGVNCFTQDLEEADAYPESVGRPMPHLWARLVGDDGLEALEGELWLSGPVVMSGYFERPAETAKALVVHQGRTWLRTGDLAQRDAAGRYYIVGRAKEMFISGGENVYPIEIERVLYDHPAVLECAVLGVPDARWGEVGLAAVVLKTPISEEELKDFLRARLAGYKVPKHFLFISELPKSGPGKILKSELYRRFTEESHA; encoded by the coding sequence ATGGAACTGAACGCCAACTGGCTCTCGCGCCTGGCCGCCTACCACCCCGAGCGCCCAGCGGTGTACTGGCGTGGGAGCTGGCTGCATTACGCTGCGCTGTACCGGCGGGCCCAGCGGGCTGCGGCCTCGCTGGCCGGGCTTGGGGTAACCAGGGGGGAACGCGTGGCGGTGCTGGGGCCCAATCACCTGGGCTACCTCGAGCTCTACTTTGCTGCACCGCTGCTGGGCTTTATACCCACCCTATTGAACCACCGCCTGAGCGAGGCTGAGCTGAAGGGGTTGCTCGAGTACACCCGGCCCAGGGTGCTCTTCTACACCGATGAATTCGCCGCAATCGCACAGCGGCTGCACCCGCAGGCTTACCCCCTGGAAGCCCTGCAAACCCTACCCGAGGGCAGCCTGCCCGATTATGCCCCCAGCCTGGAAGACCCCGCCCTGCTGCTGTTCACCGGCGGCACCACCGGGCTACCCAAAGGGGCCCTGATTCCCTACCGCCAGCTTCTGGTCAACGCCATCCAGACCTGCATGAGCTGGGGGCTTTCGCCCGAAGATCGCTACATCGTGGCCACGCCCATGTTCCATGCCGCCCTGAACGCCCTGGCCACCCCACTGCTTTACCTGGGGGCCCAGGTACTGCTGCAGGAGAAGTTCGACCCTGCGGAGTACCTGGCCTGGGTCAGCACGCACCGGGTGAGTCTTTTGTTCCTGGTGCCCACCATGTACCAGATGTTGGCCCAGCACCCCCACTTCGCCCAGGCCGACCTGCAAACGGTGCGCTGGGCCATCTCTGGCGGCGCCCCCTGCCCCCACCCTGTGCGGGCAGCCTTCCGGGCCAAAGGGGTGCGTTTCAAGCAAGGCTATGGTCTTACCGAGTGTGGGGTAAACTGCTTCACGCAAGACCTCGAGGAAGCCGATGCCTACCCCGAGTCGGTGGGCCGACCAATGCCCCACCTCTGGGCCCGGCTGGTGGGGGATGACGGCCTGGAGGCGCTCGAGGGTGAGCTCTGGCTTTCCGGGCCGGTGGTGATGTCGGGCTACTTCGAGCGTCCCGCCGAGACCGCTAAAGCCCTGGTTGTCCACCAGGGCCGCACCTGGCTGCGTACCGGCGACCTGGCCCAGCGAGATGCCGCGGGACGTTACTACATCGTGGGGCGGGCCAAGGAGATGTTCATCTCGGGTGGCGAAAACGTCTACCCCATCGAGATTGAGCGCGTTCTTTACGACCACCCGGCGGTGCTCGAGTGCGCCGTACTGGGCGTACCCGATGCCCGCTGGGGCGAGGTGGGTCTGGCCGCGGTGGTGCTAAAAACGCCCATCAGCGAGGAGGAACTAAAGGATTTTCTCAGGGCCCGGCTGGCGGGCTATAAAGTGCCCAAACACTTTCTTTTCATCTCCGAGCTTCCCAAAAGCGGCCCCGGCAAGATTTTGAAGAGCGAGCTATACCGCAGGTTTACCGAGGAGTCCCATGCCTGA